A stretch of Flavobacterium sp. N1994 DNA encodes these proteins:
- a CDS encoding T9SS type A sorting domain-containing protein — MKTTTPILIIFLSILSITMNSIYAQSIAAGGSHSIFRCSDGTLQGVGFNTTGGLGDGTTIERHTPVPVLGLSSITAFSGGGNFTLYLKNDGTVLAVGENGSGELGDGTTISKSTPIQVPGLTGIVGVEGGDFHSLFLKNNGTVWGVGYNYFGQLGDGTNVNRINLTQVHGLTGITKVSASQMHTIFLKNDGTVWATGANNIGQLGDGTTIERHTPVQVAGLTGITAVACSNTHSVFLKNNGTVWAVGFNDYGQLGDGTIISKSNAVQVAGLTGITAIAAGEYYSLYLKDNGTVWAVGNNQYGQLGDGTTNNRSTALQILGLTGITAIATGSYHSLFLKNDGTVWAVGNNEFGQLGDGTTIERHTPVQVTGLCNVTLGIEETAIVHTFSEYPNPCKDELFIELEEYQDATATLYNMQGQLVQQVSLQAFKTALPCNDLASGVYMVQVKNQNGIQVKKIVKN; from the coding sequence ATGAAAACAACAACCCCCATTTTAATCATATTCCTCTCCATCCTCAGTATAACGATGAATAGTATCTATGCACAATCTATTGCAGCAGGGGGATCTCATTCCATATTTCGCTGCTCAGACGGAACGCTGCAAGGAGTGGGTTTTAATACTACTGGAGGTCTTGGCGATGGCACCACCATTGAAAGGCATACTCCTGTGCCCGTACTTGGGCTATCCTCTATAACTGCCTTTAGTGGTGGTGGTAATTTCACCCTTTATCTAAAGAATGATGGAACCGTTTTGGCGGTAGGGGAAAATGGTTCAGGAGAACTTGGAGACGGTACTACTATTTCCAAAAGTACTCCTATACAAGTCCCCGGTCTTACCGGAATAGTTGGAGTGGAGGGTGGAGATTTCCATTCTCTTTTCCTAAAAAATAATGGGACCGTTTGGGGAGTAGGTTACAATTACTTTGGGCAATTGGGTGACGGAACCAATGTGAATAGAATTAATCTAACGCAGGTACATGGACTTACAGGAATTACCAAAGTAAGTGCCAGCCAAATGCACACCATTTTTTTAAAGAATGATGGAACAGTATGGGCAACAGGTGCTAATAATATTGGTCAGCTTGGCGATGGGACCACCATCGAAAGACATACTCCAGTGCAGGTAGCTGGACTTACCGGTATTACTGCAGTAGCTTGTAGTAATACTCATTCTGTTTTTCTTAAAAATAATGGTACTGTTTGGGCTGTAGGCTTTAATGACTATGGACAGCTTGGGGATGGCACTATAATTTCTAAAAGTAATGCCGTTCAAGTAGCCGGCTTAACAGGAATTACTGCAATTGCAGCGGGTGAGTATTATTCCCTTTACCTAAAAGATAATGGAACGGTTTGGGCTGTAGGGAATAATCAATATGGCCAATTAGGTGATGGAACTACAAATAATAGAAGTACTGCGCTACAAATACTTGGACTAACAGGAATTACAGCAATTGCCACTGGTTCTTATCATTCTCTTTTTTTGAAAAATGACGGTACCGTTTGGGCTGTGGGCAATAACGAATTTGGACAACTAGGTGATGGAACCACAATTGAAAGACACACCCCAGTGCAGGTAACAGGTTTGTGTAATGTGACTTTAGGGATAGAAGAAACGGCTATAGTCCATACATTTTCGGAGTATCCAAACCCTTGCAAAGATGAGCTGTTTATAGAATTGGAAGAATACCAAGACGCAACTGCTACACTATACAATATGCAGGGGCAGTTAGTACAACAGGTTTCCTTGCAAGCCTTCAAAACGGCTTTGCCTTGTAATGATTTGGCAAGCGGAGTTTATATGGTTCAAGTAAAAAATCAAAACGGAATACAAGTTAAAAAAATAGTTAAGAACTAA
- a CDS encoding DUF1697 domain-containing protein, with product MTTHLALLRGINVSGHKMINIAALKKALEYIGFTNVVTYIQSGNVFVTSEEESPAKVGFLIKQEIFKEFGHDVPVIVIGKEDLQACLDRNNFLNDEGVDLKKLYVSFISSELPENMITQLNLNFIHPDEIQLDGKRIYLKYDISPAKTKLDNKWIEKSMNVVSTTRNWNTVNKLLEMFES from the coding sequence ATGACAACCCACTTAGCCCTTCTCCGCGGCATTAACGTCTCTGGACACAAAATGATAAATATTGCGGCTTTGAAAAAAGCTTTAGAATACATTGGTTTTACTAATGTGGTGACTTATATCCAATCGGGGAACGTTTTTGTTACTTCCGAGGAGGAGAGTCCGGCCAAGGTGGGCTTTCTTATTAAACAAGAAATCTTTAAGGAGTTTGGACACGATGTACCAGTGATTGTCATTGGCAAAGAAGATTTGCAAGCGTGTTTAGACCGCAATAATTTCTTGAATGACGAAGGCGTTGATTTGAAAAAACTGTATGTTTCTTTTATCTCCTCCGAGTTGCCCGAGAATATGATTACCCAACTCAACTTAAACTTCATCCATCCCGACGAAATCCAACTCGATGGTAAACGGATTTACTTAAAATACGACATCTCACCCGCCAAAACCAAATTGGACAACAAATGGATAGAGAAAAGCATGAATGTGGTTTCTACTACACGGAATTGGAATACGGTGAATAAGTTGTTGGAAATGTTTGAAAGTTAG
- a CDS encoding OsmC family protein, whose product MKRNATAVWKGSVKEGKGTLTTQSTTLNNTQYSFNSRFEDGVGTNPEELVAAAHSGCFSMQLSAFIGEAGFVADSIQTKCDIDFQNGSIVSSHLTVEAKIPGITNETFQELVTKAEKNCPISKLLNTAISSSAMLV is encoded by the coding sequence ATGAAAAGAAATGCCACCGCCGTTTGGAAAGGTTCTGTAAAAGAAGGAAAAGGAACTCTTACTACCCAAAGTACTACATTGAACAATACACAATACTCATTCAACTCTCGTTTTGAAGACGGAGTTGGTACTAACCCAGAAGAGTTGGTTGCTGCGGCTCATTCCGGATGTTTCTCAATGCAGTTATCGGCTTTTATTGGTGAAGCAGGTTTTGTCGCTGATAGCATTCAAACCAAATGCGATATTGATTTTCAAAACGGATCTATCGTAAGCTCTCATTTAACTGTTGAAGCTAAGATTCCGGGTATTACTAATGAGACTTTCCAAGAACTAGTTACTAAAGCAGAGAAAAACTGCCCGATTTCTAAGTTATTGAATACAGCGATTTCTTCTAGCGCTATGCTAGTGTAA
- a CDS encoding NRAMP family divalent metal transporter, translating into MKKANKLQRFWKVLGPGLITGASDDDPSGIATYSQAGAAYGLSTLWTSIVAFPLMAAIQQMCAKIGLVTSQGLTGALKTHYHKSVLYLMLLFSFPAIIMNIGADIAGMGAVGNLLFPSIDASFFSVFFTLLLLGLIIYLPYVKIAAVLKYLCIVMLVYFIVPFLYHQDFVAIAKATFIPTLKMDKNFIAILVGILGTTISPYLFFWQASVEVEEMKNKKRHLIVNKKIIQDMKQDVDFGMSFSGFVMYFIILTTGTVLYKAGIHQIDTVEQAAAALKPLAGNFAYLLFAIGVIGTGLIAIPVLSGSISYIITETFGWEQGLDKKFHEAKAFYIVIAISLLLGLSLNYIGISPVKALIYTAILYGLTAPVLIAIILHISNNKAVMGNFTNSRLSNILGFAALIIMTVAGVALLYLQFAT; encoded by the coding sequence GTGAAGAAAGCCAATAAATTACAGCGTTTTTGGAAAGTATTAGGTCCCGGATTGATAACAGGTGCCAGCGATGATGATCCTTCAGGGATTGCTACTTACTCACAAGCAGGAGCCGCTTACGGACTTTCAACTTTATGGACCTCTATTGTAGCGTTTCCTTTGATGGCAGCCATTCAGCAAATGTGTGCTAAGATTGGGTTGGTGACCTCACAAGGATTAACAGGCGCTTTGAAAACCCATTACCATAAATCGGTGTTGTATTTGATGTTGTTGTTTAGTTTTCCAGCCATCATCATGAACATTGGTGCCGATATTGCCGGAATGGGAGCGGTAGGGAATTTATTATTTCCGTCTATTGATGCTTCGTTTTTTAGTGTCTTTTTTACCCTTCTTTTATTGGGACTGATTATTTACTTGCCGTATGTGAAGATAGCGGCGGTTTTAAAATACTTGTGTATTGTAATGTTGGTGTATTTTATTGTGCCTTTTTTATACCATCAAGATTTTGTAGCCATAGCCAAAGCCACTTTTATTCCGACCCTCAAAATGGATAAGAACTTTATTGCCATTTTAGTGGGTATTTTGGGGACTACTATTTCTCCGTATTTGTTCTTCTGGCAAGCTTCGGTGGAAGTAGAAGAAATGAAAAACAAAAAGCGTCATTTAATAGTCAATAAGAAAATCATCCAAGACATGAAACAAGATGTCGATTTTGGGATGTCGTTCTCAGGCTTTGTAATGTATTTTATCATCCTTACTACAGGAACGGTGTTATACAAAGCGGGTATTCATCAAATTGATACGGTAGAACAAGCGGCTGCGGCTTTAAAACCCTTAGCGGGAAACTTTGCTTATTTGTTGTTTGCTATTGGGGTAATTGGTACCGGATTGATAGCCATTCCCGTATTAAGTGGTTCCATATCGTATATCATTACCGAGACTTTCGGATGGGAGCAAGGCTTGGATAAAAAATTCCACGAAGCCAAAGCCTTTTATATTGTAATTGCGATTTCGTTGTTATTAGGATTGTCACTAAATTACATCGGCATTTCCCCAGTAAAAGCCCTGATATACACCGCTATCCTATACGGATTAACAGCACCCGTTTTAATTGCTATTATCCTTCATATTTCCAATAACAAAGCCGTAATGGGTAATTTTACTAATAGTAGATTATCCAATATTTTAGGATTCGCCGCCTTAATCATCATGACGGTGGCTGGAGTAGCCTTGTTGTATTTGCAATTTGCAACGTGA
- the rocD gene encoding ornithine--oxo-acid transaminase: protein MSVLEKMSSAEAIALEDKYGAHNYHPLPVVLSRGEGVYVWDVEGKKYYDFLSAYSAVNQGHCHPKIVGAMMEQAQTLTLTSRAFYNDKLGVYEEYITKYFGFDKVLPMNTGAEAVETALKLCRKWAYEKKGIAENEAQIIVCEGNFHGRTTTIISFSNDENARKNFGPYTAGFIKIAYDDIEALEKAITSSKNIAGFLVEPIQGEAGVYVPSEDYLAKAKALCAANNVLFIADEVQTGIARTGSLLAVCGNCSCENKCEKQATYVTPDILILGKALSGGAYPVSAVLANDAIMNVIKPGQHGSTFGGNPIAGAVAIAAMDVVSEEHLAQNARRLGKLFRERIGEYITTSNIATLVRGKGLLNAVVINDTEESDTAWNICMALRDNGLLAKPTHGNIIRFAPPLVMNEEQLLDCVSIIIKTLQQFEK, encoded by the coding sequence ATGTCAGTTTTAGAAAAAATGAGTTCCGCCGAAGCGATTGCTTTAGAAGACAAGTATGGTGCCCACAATTACCATCCGTTACCGGTAGTCTTGAGCAGAGGAGAAGGAGTCTATGTTTGGGATGTAGAAGGTAAAAAGTATTATGATTTTCTTTCGGCTTATTCGGCAGTGAATCAAGGCCATTGTCATCCAAAGATTGTAGGCGCTATGATGGAACAGGCGCAAACGTTGACGCTAACCTCGAGAGCTTTTTACAATGATAAATTAGGTGTTTACGAAGAATACATTACCAAGTATTTTGGTTTTGATAAAGTATTACCTATGAACACAGGAGCAGAAGCAGTAGAAACGGCTTTGAAACTGTGTAGAAAATGGGCTTATGAAAAGAAAGGTATTGCTGAAAATGAGGCTCAAATTATTGTCTGTGAAGGGAACTTCCACGGAAGAACTACTACAATCATCTCGTTTTCAAATGATGAAAATGCTCGTAAAAACTTCGGTCCGTATACAGCAGGTTTTATAAAAATCGCTTACGATGATATTGAAGCCCTAGAAAAAGCTATCACTTCATCAAAAAACATAGCTGGATTCTTAGTAGAACCGATTCAAGGAGAAGCTGGAGTGTATGTGCCAAGCGAAGATTATTTGGCAAAAGCCAAAGCATTATGTGCTGCAAACAATGTTTTATTCATTGCTGATGAAGTACAAACAGGTATTGCCAGAACGGGTTCTTTGTTAGCCGTTTGTGGGAATTGCAGTTGTGAAAATAAATGCGAAAAGCAAGCCACTTATGTCACTCCAGATATCTTAATCCTAGGAAAAGCATTATCAGGAGGTGCTTATCCAGTATCAGCGGTTTTGGCTAATGATGCGATAATGAATGTCATCAAGCCAGGACAACATGGTTCTACTTTTGGTGGAAACCCTATTGCAGGTGCTGTAGCTATTGCGGCTATGGATGTAGTTAGCGAAGAACATTTGGCTCAAAACGCAAGAAGATTAGGAAAACTATTCCGAGAAAGAATTGGCGAATACATTACCACTTCCAATATTGCGACTTTAGTTCGTGGAAAAGGATTGCTTAACGCAGTAGTGATTAATGATACAGAAGAGAGTGATACCGCTTGGAACATCTGTATGGCTTTACGCGATAATGGCTTGTTGGCCAAACCTACACACGGAAATATCATCCGCTTTGCGCCACCTTTAGTAATGAACGAAGAACAACTATTAGATTGTGTGTCGATTATTATTAAGACCTTACAACAATTCGAAAAGTAA
- a CDS encoding Smr/MutS family protein, with protein sequence MMNKGDKVSVLDDAIDGVVVEVKGLDVTIETTDGFNLTFKSSELIKIGTTDTMNFSFNKSQVISVKEVSKPNYINKEKKNKKEIPPPEFDLHIEKLVKNYKAMSNYDILTLQMETAKRHIEFAIRNRIPKIVFIHGVGEGVLKSELDFMLGRYDNISFQDANYQKYGLGATEVYFKQNVR encoded by the coding sequence ATGATGAATAAAGGCGATAAAGTTTCGGTTTTAGACGATGCTATTGATGGGGTTGTAGTAGAAGTAAAAGGGCTGGATGTCACTATAGAAACTACGGATGGTTTTAACTTGACGTTTAAAAGCAGTGAGTTAATCAAAATAGGGACTACGGATACTATGAATTTTTCTTTTAATAAAAGTCAGGTGATTAGCGTAAAAGAAGTTTCTAAGCCCAACTACATCAATAAAGAGAAAAAAAACAAAAAAGAGATTCCACCACCCGAATTTGATTTGCATATAGAAAAGCTGGTCAAAAACTATAAGGCTATGAGTAACTATGACATCCTAACCTTGCAAATGGAAACGGCAAAACGGCATATCGAATTCGCCATACGCAACCGAATTCCCAAGATAGTTTTCATTCACGGAGTAGGAGAAGGTGTCCTTAAATCGGAGCTCGATTTTATGTTAGGACGATACGATAATATTTCTTTTCAAGATGCTAATTATCAAAAGTATGGACTGGGCGCAACGGAAGTTTACTTTAAGCAGAATGTGAGGTAG
- a CDS encoding DUF3810 domain-containing protein — translation MKILAFFPELVEHYYSNGLYVFTSRIERTILGKLPFSFGDVLYGILLIYLLISIWKTRKEWRNNKKDIFLKVLSGFSIFYFLFHLLWATNYYRVPLYEKMNIKREYTNEDLYDFTKKLIAKTNEVQFQITHDKNKKVTNPYSQDSIFKMTENGYATLAKEYPFFKYEIPSRKKSLFSLPLTYMGFGGYLNPFTNESQVNYKLPMYGFPNVICHEMAHQIGYASESECNFIGFMACIKNKDLYFQYSAYSNALRYCLENIVMKDEAKFKEFKPTINSGIIENFKESDRFWKQYDTFIDKGFHLFYDQFLKANQQQDGLESYSKFVDLLINYYKEKELK, via the coding sequence TTGAAGATCTTGGCTTTCTTTCCTGAACTAGTGGAGCATTATTACAGTAATGGACTTTATGTTTTTACTTCAAGAATAGAACGTACTATTTTGGGCAAACTACCTTTTTCGTTTGGTGATGTTTTATACGGAATCCTACTTATTTATTTACTTATTTCCATTTGGAAAACCCGAAAAGAGTGGCGCAATAACAAGAAAGATATATTTTTAAAGGTGTTGAGCGGCTTTTCCATTTTTTATTTTTTGTTTCATTTGCTTTGGGCCACCAATTATTATCGAGTGCCGTTATATGAAAAAATGAACATTAAAAGAGAATACACTAACGAAGATTTATATGATTTCACTAAAAAACTAATTGCCAAAACCAATGAAGTCCAATTCCAAATCACTCACGATAAAAATAAAAAAGTAACCAATCCGTATTCTCAAGATAGCATCTTTAAAATGACCGAAAATGGATATGCTACTTTAGCTAAAGAGTACCCTTTTTTTAAGTATGAAATTCCAAGTCGAAAGAAATCTTTATTCAGTTTGCCTCTTACTTATATGGGGTTTGGTGGGTATTTGAATCCGTTTACCAATGAATCTCAAGTGAATTACAAATTACCTATGTACGGTTTCCCCAATGTAATCTGTCACGAAATGGCGCATCAAATTGGCTATGCTAGTGAAAGTGAATGCAATTTTATAGGGTTTATGGCCTGCATTAAAAACAAGGATTTGTATTTTCAATATTCGGCTTATTCTAATGCGCTACGCTATTGTTTAGAGAATATCGTGATGAAAGATGAAGCCAAGTTTAAAGAATTCAAACCTACTATCAACTCAGGAATCATAGAAAACTTTAAAGAAAGTGATCGCTTTTGGAAACAATATGACACTTTTATTGACAAAGGATTTCATTTATTTTACGACCAATTTCTCAAAGCCAATCAACAGCAAGATGGTTTAGAAAGCTACAGTAAATTTGTTGATTTATTGATTAACTATTATAAAGAAAAAGAACTAAAGTAA
- a CDS encoding type II toxin-antitoxin system RelE/ParE family toxin produces the protein MSYKIVIEPRAIIDIQDAVDYYDFKQKGLGAYFFQTLEEHIEVLSKNPLFQIRFKDYRGLPIQKFPFIIFYFTDEEKKIVYIVAVFNTSLNPKKYPK, from the coding sequence ATGAGTTATAAAATTGTAATTGAACCTAGAGCAATTATTGATATTCAAGATGCGGTTGATTATTATGATTTTAAACAAAAAGGTTTAGGGGCTTATTTTTTCCAAACTTTAGAAGAACACATTGAAGTTTTAAGTAAAAATCCGTTATTCCAAATTAGATTTAAAGACTATCGCGGTCTTCCAATTCAAAAATTCCCCTTCATAATCTTTTATTTTACTGATGAAGAAAAGAAAATAGTGTACATAGTTGCTGTTTTCAATACTTCATTGAACCCAAAAAAATATCCTAAATAA
- a CDS encoding aminoacyl-histidine dipeptidase, protein MSQEIRNLEPKVLWNKFADLNAVPRPSKKEGRVIEFMKDFGNSLGLETFEDEIRNVIIRKPATPGMENRKTIVLQGHLDMVHQKNNDTNFDFDTQGIDMFVDGDWVRARGTTLGADNGLGVAAIMAILESKDIPHPAIDALFTIDEETGMTGALNLKGGILKGEILLNLDTEEDDEIDIGCAGGVDVTATRSYTEEEVPEGSVGYTITVKGLNGGHSGMDIHKGLGNANKIMNRLLFDGFENFGLQISEIAGGSLRNAIPRESVAKVIVAGMYDEAFVFDMQEIINDIKFEFKTTEPNLTIEINKSDLPSKVMDLGVQEGLLRSLYAAHNGVYRMSADMADLVETSNNISKVVVKDGSISIQNLTRSSVESSKFDLANGLRSAYELFGCEVEFGGSYPGWTPNVKSEILDLLVGIYEKQNGAKPNVVACHAGLECGILGTNYPGMDMISFGPTIHGAHSPDERASIKSSQKFWKFYLEILANIPERK, encoded by the coding sequence ATGAGCCAAGAAATTAGAAACCTTGAACCTAAAGTGCTTTGGAATAAATTTGCCGATTTGAACGCAGTACCTCGTCCATCTAAGAAAGAAGGGCGTGTGATTGAATTCATGAAAGACTTCGGAAATAGCCTAGGGTTAGAAACTTTTGAAGATGAAATCCGAAACGTAATCATCCGTAAACCAGCCACCCCAGGAATGGAAAACCGTAAAACTATTGTGCTTCAAGGGCATTTGGATATGGTACATCAAAAAAATAACGATACTAATTTTGACTTTGACACGCAAGGGATTGACATGTTTGTGGATGGCGACTGGGTTCGTGCACGAGGAACTACACTTGGTGCTGATAATGGGTTAGGAGTAGCCGCAATCATGGCTATTTTGGAAAGCAAAGACATTCCGCATCCAGCGATTGACGCTTTATTTACTATAGATGAAGAAACGGGAATGACTGGAGCGTTGAACTTGAAAGGTGGAATTTTAAAAGGAGAAATTCTATTGAATTTAGATACTGAAGAAGATGATGAAATTGATATTGGATGTGCAGGTGGAGTAGACGTAACAGCAACTCGAAGCTATACTGAAGAGGAAGTTCCTGAAGGCTCTGTAGGTTATACCATTACTGTTAAAGGGTTGAATGGTGGTCACTCTGGAATGGACATTCACAAAGGGTTAGGAAATGCAAACAAAATCATGAACCGTTTATTGTTTGACGGATTTGAGAATTTTGGGTTACAGATTTCAGAAATAGCTGGTGGAAGTTTGCGCAATGCGATTCCGCGTGAAAGTGTAGCGAAAGTAATTGTGGCTGGAATGTATGATGAGGCTTTTGTATTTGATATGCAAGAAATCATCAATGATATTAAATTTGAATTCAAAACCACAGAACCTAATTTAACCATTGAAATCAACAAAAGCGATTTGCCTTCTAAAGTAATGGATTTAGGTGTTCAAGAAGGACTGCTTCGTTCTCTTTATGCAGCCCATAATGGGGTTTACCGAATGAGTGCAGATATGGCGGACTTGGTGGAAACTTCTAATAACATATCGAAAGTGGTCGTGAAAGACGGTAGTATTTCTATTCAAAACTTAACGCGTTCTTCTGTGGAAAGCTCTAAGTTTGATTTGGCCAATGGGTTGCGTTCTGCGTATGAATTATTTGGTTGTGAAGTAGAGTTTGGAGGAAGTTATCCTGGTTGGACTCCAAATGTAAAATCAGAAATACTAGATTTATTAGTGGGCATTTATGAAAAACAAAACGGAGCAAAACCTAATGTGGTAGCTTGTCACGCCGGATTAGAATGCGGTATTTTAGGAACCAATTATCCAGGAATGGATATGATTTCTTTTGGACCAACTATTCATGGAGCTCACAGTCCAGATGAAAGAGCCTCTATCAAATCGTCACAAAAATTCTGGAAGTTTTATTTAGAGATTTTGGCTAATATTCCAGAGAGAAAATAG
- a CDS encoding TonB-dependent receptor family protein: MNFNRIILTALVFGSVHFVNAQVKDTINKLNEVKVKGFKTVNGLGHLPDTKNGIIYAGKKSEVILIDSLDANKAINNTRQILGRVPGLNIVETESSGFTANGIATRGLNPTQSIEMNTRQNGYNISSDVYGYNESYYLPPMEAVSRIELVRGASSLQFGSQFGGLVNYVIKEAPINKPFEFITSQTIGSYGLYNSFNSIGGNYKKWSYYAFLQYRNIDGYRPNSEQTQVSGFAKIQYNASEKWNFGVEYSLLRNKIKMPGGLTDAQFNSDASQSTRSRNWLKTPWNIITAFANYTPSKNSTLSIKSSYLFSSRSLVWRNEDGGPEAVDAIDPDTNAYVPREVGIENMNNVTTEIRYSQNYTLGNQQSTLASGIRQSYAWFTRQGGGEGTTGSDFDLSITGNWGYDLDFTTTNVAPFVENIFRVSKNFTVTPGFRLEYLRSTSKGSKEVEGDIQISDEIRNRTFALAGIGLEYKTSKNSSVYANFSQAYRPIDYSQLEPFGVTSKIDPNLKDSDGYNSDLGYRGTIKNYLNFDFSGFYLGYNKRIGVTLETDPITGDLYSIRKNIANSVHKGIESYVEFNFLKYFNANSDYGLSLFNSFAYVDAKYTSGEYSGKRVEAATKIINRVGLIFNTSKLSTTFQVNYVGDAFGDASNVATSTDPVAGYIPAYTVLDFSGSYKINNFALKFGVNNLADKHYFTRRTDEYPGPGIIPAVGRSLYLGFTAKF; this comes from the coding sequence ATGAATTTCAATAGAATTATCCTTACGGCATTAGTATTTGGCTCTGTTCATTTTGTCAATGCTCAAGTGAAAGACACAATCAATAAACTCAACGAAGTTAAAGTAAAAGGATTTAAAACCGTAAACGGATTAGGTCATTTACCTGATACCAAAAATGGAATTATTTACGCTGGTAAAAAAAGTGAAGTGATTCTCATTGATAGCCTCGATGCCAATAAAGCCATAAACAATACTCGTCAAATTTTAGGAAGAGTGCCTGGCTTAAATATTGTAGAAACCGAAAGTAGCGGTTTTACTGCCAACGGAATTGCCACTCGTGGATTAAATCCAACTCAAAGTATCGAAATGAATACTCGTCAAAATGGATACAATATTAGTTCCGATGTTTATGGTTATAACGAATCTTACTATTTGCCTCCAATGGAAGCTGTCAGTAGAATAGAATTGGTTCGTGGAGCATCATCCTTACAATTTGGTTCCCAATTTGGAGGTTTGGTAAATTATGTTATCAAAGAAGCTCCCATAAACAAACCGTTTGAATTCATTACCTCACAAACTATTGGAAGCTACGGATTGTACAATTCGTTTAATTCTATTGGTGGGAATTATAAAAAGTGGAGTTATTATGCCTTTTTACAATACCGTAACATAGATGGTTACAGACCTAATAGTGAACAAACACAAGTTTCAGGATTCGCAAAAATACAATACAACGCCTCTGAAAAATGGAATTTTGGTGTTGAGTATTCTTTGCTTCGTAATAAAATTAAAATGCCAGGTGGATTAACTGATGCCCAATTTAATTCAGATGCAAGTCAGTCTACCCGTAGTAGAAACTGGCTAAAAACTCCTTGGAATATTATTACGGCATTTGCAAATTACACTCCTTCTAAAAACAGTACATTGAGCATTAAATCAAGTTATTTATTTAGTAGTCGTTCTCTAGTATGGCGAAACGAAGATGGCGGACCAGAAGCTGTTGATGCTATAGACCCTGATACCAATGCTTATGTACCAAGAGAGGTTGGTATTGAAAATATGAACAATGTAACCACTGAAATTAGGTACTCGCAAAACTATACACTAGGAAACCAACAATCAACTCTTGCTAGTGGAATTCGTCAAAGTTATGCCTGGTTTACCCGTCAAGGAGGTGGTGAAGGTACCACAGGAAGCGACTTTGATTTATCAATTACAGGCAATTGGGGGTATGATTTAGATTTTACTACTACTAATGTGGCACCGTTTGTAGAAAATATTTTCAGAGTATCTAAAAACTTTACGGTAACTCCAGGATTTCGATTGGAGTATTTAAGAAGTACTTCTAAAGGAAGTAAAGAAGTAGAAGGCGATATCCAAATTTCTGATGAAATTCGCAACCGAACTTTTGCTTTAGCAGGAATTGGATTAGAATACAAAACTTCAAAAAACAGTAGTGTTTACGCCAATTTTAGTCAGGCCTATAGACCAATAGATTACAGCCAATTAGAGCCTTTTGGGGTAACCTCTAAAATAGACCCCAATCTTAAAGATAGTGATGGTTACAACAGTGATTTGGGGTATCGTGGTACCATTAAAAATTATTTGAATTTTGACTTCAGTGGATTTTATTTGGGGTACAACAAACGAATTGGGGTAACGCTTGAAACTGATCCTATTACCGGTGATTTGTATTCCATTAGAAAAAATATTGCTAATAGCGTTCACAAAGGAATTGAAAGTTATGTAGAATTTAATTTCTTAAAATATTTCAATGCCAATTCGGATTACGGGTTAAGTCTTTTTAATTCCTTTGCTTATGTGGATGCTAAATATACTTCAGGAGAATACTCAGGAAAACGTGTGGAAGCCGCAACTAAAATCATCAATCGTGTAGGTTTGATTTTTAATACTAGCAAATTATCTACTACATTTCAAGTCAATTATGTAGGCGATGCTTTTGGTGATGCCTCTAATGTAGCAACAAGTACCGATCCTGTGGCGGGTTATATTCCGGCTTACACGGTATTAGACTTTAGTGGCAGTTATAAAATCAATAATTTTGCTTTGAAATTTGGTGTCAATAATTTAGCCGACAAACATTACTTTACTCGTAGAACCGATGAATATCCTGGTCCCGGAATTATCCCAGCTGTTGGCCGAAGTTTGTATCTAGGATTTACAGCTAAGTTTTAA